GAACCGGTCAGCCGTCGTACGGCCATGCCCGGAATGGTGCGGGCACTCGCAGCATTGCTTGATGCACTCAAAATCAGGCCTGCAGCGATCGCCGGACATTCGGCCGGCGCTGCTATCGCGCTGGAGATGGCTCGCACAGGCGTTGTTGCGGAGACTGCGCCGATAATCGGGTTCAACCCGGCTTTGACACCGTTTCCCGGTGCCGCGGCACAAGTCTTTCCGGGGTTGGCCAAGCTGCTGTTACTTAATCCCTTTGTGCCAAAGATATTCTCTGGTCTGTCAAGGTTTGCCGGGGATCCCGAGCGCTTTCTTGAACGTTCCACGGGATCGCGGACCGATCCCGTGTCGCTCAGATGCTATACCGCGCTGTTTGCTAATTCGCACCATACGCGCGGCGCTCTGGCAATGATGGCGCATTGGGATCTTGAGACCTTTTCCAAGAATCTGGACCAGATAGCGAACCCCGTTCAACTGATTCATTCGCGCGGCGATCTTGCTGTTCCGCTGGGGTCGGTTGAAGGCGCAGCGGCGAGGCTTCCCAATGCGCGATTGGACGTATGGGATGATCTTGGCCATCTTGCGCATGAGGAGGCGCCGGAGAGAGCGGCGCAAGCGATTGCGGACTTCGTTAGTGAACAGGTGCAGGGAGCCAGCACATAATGTGGGAGCAGTGGAGAGCCTGGGTCGTCCCGAATTTGGGATTGATTGAGATCGGGATGACCTTCTTTCTGGTGATCGGGTTTTGCGTGCATCAATATTGGAAGATGGACCGCGAGCTTAAGAAAGACCGCGCCGAACGTGAGGCGCGCGAAGCGACAGAGATGTCAGACCGGGAGGACTAGCGCTTGGCGCGCGGCATGCGATAGGGCAGCATGAACTGAACAAGACCCGAGGCGAACCGGTCCATATCCAGGCTTTCCTGCACCGCAATTACGTCTTCTCCGTTGATCCGAGAGGCGAGCGTTGATCGCGCGTAGAACGGCGTATCCTCCCATGTCGTCAGGACTTTGGCATGGCCGTTGTCAGACCGCGTTCGCCGGGTGATTTGCCACAAACTGTTGGGCAAGGGGGCGACCATGGGAAGCTCGACTTGGTCGGTGGAGCCGTTTTCACCAAACCGGATCGCGCTGGCAAAGCCGCTGCCGTCACGGCGGATACCTTCGTAGCAAACGATGGCATCTTGCCCGATATGCGCGCGCGACCAGTGCCAAACTCGAAACCCTTCTTCCAGAGACTCGCTGCCGAAATTGGAGTCGAGGTAGGCTTCGCCTGACCAGACGATGTCAGGCTCGCTCATCTCTACTTCGACCCGGGCGCGCGGGGACAAGCAATGCCAGATGTGACTTTGCCCGGGATCCAGTGCGAAGGCGGTGGGGTTGGCAATCTCGGGATAGACCCGCACTGTGCCGCGCACTCGTCTGCGGAAGGGATTGAACAGGCGCTTGTCTCTTTCGACAATTCCGATTTCCAGATGATCGCCCGCCCAGCGCAAATGGCTTGGCCCGATCTGCAGATTGGCTTCATCCCGCGCTACCGAACCGCTTGGCCGTTCGGTCATCGTCCAGCGTGCCTTCGGACCATAGAGCGCAACATTGATCGAGCTGTGATTTTCCGGATCACCGCGACCCGAGCGCTTGTAATAGGGCGAGAAGACGCTGCCGATAAAGGCAATGATGGTCAGGCCATGTCGCCCGTCTGCGCTGAGCGCGTCGACGTACCACCAGCCATAACCACCGAGTGCAATTTCCTCGTCGAAGCGAGGTCTTGCATCACTGTGTTTGCGGCCAATTGCCCTGACAAGGCCGCCATCGGTACGCCCGCCCCCGGATGGGTACTGCCGCCCGCGCAATACAGCCCAGGGATCTTCGTTTTGCTGCCCTGCCTTAGGAAGGATGCCGCCCAACCGCGCGTGGCCCGTCCATAAAGCGCTCCGCCGGTCGAGGGCCAAAGCCTCTCGAACTCGCTCGGCGTCGCCAGTTGATGCGGAAGCGGATCCTCCAGATCCAACCCGCATCGGCTTAGGCTTGCCCTCATTGCCAGAGTGCATCGATCAATCTCCTCAGCGCTGTATGTATGGGTGTCGCCATTGGCAGGTGCATTGACGATGATTTGCAGTCTTTCGCGGTCTTCTGGCGGCGATGCGCGTCCAGGCTCGGCCAGTGCGTCGCGGTCTTGTGCGCAGACATATACGGTCGGGTCTGCGGGTGGATCACCGCTGGCTATATCTCTGAATTCACGAATATAATCGGAAGAGAAGAACACATTGTGCCGCTGCAGCGGGAAACCCGATGTCCTGGCATTTGCGTACCATACGAAAGCGGAAAGCGAACGGTTCGCGGGTGTGGTTGCGGATACAGCTTTGGATGCCTGAGCGCCGAAGAATCCGTTCCCGATGGCGGAGGGATCGGCATTGCAAATGACCGCATCAGCGGCGATGCGCTCACCCTCCGAAAGCACCACGCCTGAGGCCTTCCCTCCCGCAGTTTCTATCTGCTCGATACTCTGACCAAAGCGATATTGCGCCCCATTTGCTTCGCCAAGTCGCTTGAGCGCATCGGCGAGCGCGGCAATCCCGCCATCGATCAGCCACACCCCCATCGCCTCAACATGCGCGACAAGCATCAGCGTTGCGGGTGCATCGAACGGTGAAGAGCCGCAATAGGTCGAATAGCGGGCAAAAAGTTGGCGCAGCCGTTGGTCTGGAAAGAAATCGCCCAGCGCTTTCCAAAGGCTAACATAAGGATGTTTGCCCGCGAAATCGCCAATATTGGACAGTCCCATCCGCCATATCAGGCTGAATGGTGTTGCGGGTTTTGGTGCACGCATCATGGTGTCATTCAGGGAGTTGTAGATTCTGCGCGATTCCTCGCGGAACTTGCGATACCCCTCAGCGCTTGCTGTGCCGGCAAATTCCCTGATCGCTTCTTCGCTGCGCGCCGGGTCCGCATGCAGATCCAGAGTGGCTTTGTCGTCCCATGCATGCCGCGCCAGTACCTGCGCGCGCCGCATCGTCACGAAACTATCCAACTCCGCGCCGCAGCTGCGAAAGATTCCATCAAACACGTCACGCAGAGTGAACACGGTCGGGCCACCGTCAATTCGGCTACCTTGGACATGAACGGAGCGTGCTTTCCCGCCAGCCCATGCCTCTTTCTCAATGACGGTTACAGGGTAGCCGCGTGCGGCGAGCAAGGCAGCGCTTGCAAGCCCGCCAATCCCCGCTCCAATGATAACCACGCCTGAAGACAATCCACACATCCCAAATGTTATTTGACCTTTACATAACAGATGTCCAATCAATTGGACATATGGAGTCGTCCGATGTCACACAAACTGTCCAGCAGCCGCTGACTTGGCGGATGCGGTGGGTTGCTTGGCGCAATCGGATCCTGTCTTCACCACGCTTTCAAACCTGGGCTGCGCGCAATCGATTGATGCGGCCCTTTGCCCGCCGCAAAGCTGGCGAGTTGTTCGATCTCGTCGCTGGTTTCACCTACACACAGACTCTGCTGGCATTTGTAGAAAGCGGCCTTTTGGAAAGGCTTTCCGCGGGCGCTTGTCGCGTGGCTGACGCTGCGGAAGTGGCAGGATTGAGCGAGGAAGCCGCCGCGCGATTGCTCAAGTCCGCCTCTGCAATCCAGCTCACAGAGGAAGTGGCGCCAGGCGTCTGGATGCTGGGAGAGCGTGGCGCATCGCTCCAGCCGCAGGAAGGTGCCAAGGCGATGATCCGGCACCATAAACTGCTTTATCGTGATCTGGCGGATCCATTGGCCTTGCTGCGCGACAATCGCCAGAGCCCGACCGAGCTTTCAGAATTCTGGCGTTACGCCGCGCGCGATCAGGTGTCTGAAGAGAGCGAGGAGAGTGTTTCTCCATACTCGCAGCTAATGGCGACATCTCAGGCCATGGTCGCGGATGAAGTGCTTGGAGCGTTCGATTTTCGCGGCGTGTCTTCGATGCTTGATGTTGGCGGCGGGCACGGAGCGTTTGCATCCGCAGTTGCGCGCGCCCGTCCGAATCTGAAGCTTGGTATTTTTGACCTGCCCGGCGTTGTTGACGGCGCGCGTGCAAGGCTTGGGCGCGATGACAGCACGTGTTCAATCGCCTTGCATAGTGGGGACTTCTTCAAGGATGCATTGCCATTTGGCTACGACTGCATCTCGTTCGTTCGCATCTTGCACGATCACGATGATACTCCTGCGCAAGCCTTGCTCGACTCGGCACGGCGTGCCTTGCCCAAGGGCGGGAGAATCCTGATCGCGGAGCCATTGGCTGACACAACTGCAGCAAAGGCAATGGGGGAAACATATTTCGGTTGGTACTTGTGGGCGATGCGTTCAGGACGCCCGCGTTCGGCAGAAGAAATCTCGAAGATAGTTGAATCGGCGGGATTTTCTCGCATCAAACAGCTTTCGACTGCCCAGCCAATGGTCACAAGCGTGATTGTCGCTTTTGCCTGACAGTTTATTTGTCTCAAATCATTGACAGATTAAAGTGTCAGGCTATGATGACACTTGGAGAATTTAACATTCGCGCAAAGGGGTTGGTCGCGGATCCACCAGGGGGATTACCCGGGAATGGATGCACTGGCGGTCATACTCGACGCACCCAAGCGGCTGTCGCTGAGGTCGCTCGCGCTGAATCCACCTTCAAGCAGTGATGTCATCGTCGAAACCGCGTGGAGCGGGATTAGTACGGGTACGGAAAAGCTCCTCTGGACTGGCGAGATGCCGCGTTTCCCGGGGATGGGTTATCCGTTGGTGCCGGGATATGAATCGGTCGGGCGGATCGTCGATGCCGGGCCTGACGCACAATCACGCATTGGAGAATGGGTCTTTGTACCCGGCGCGAATTGTTATGCAGAGGCGCGGGGTCTGTTTGGCGGGACCTCCCAGAAGCTGATTGTTCCTTCCGCGCGTGCGCTCACTATCTCGGAAGAACTTGCAGAGAAGGGTGTGCTGATCGCGCTGGCGGCAACGGCGCTACATGCACTGGCAGGTGGCGAGCCACCTGAGCTTATCGTTGGTCATGGCGTCCTGGGTAGACTGCTTGCTCGGATGACGATCGCATCAGGTGCGCCCGCGCCAGTTGTCTGGGACAACAAGGAAGAGCGACGCAAAGGCGCGGAAGGCTACGATTGCATCGCGCCTAAGGATGATGATCGCCACGATTACCAAACAATCTTCGATGTTAGCGGCTACGCGCATGGCCTCGACAATCTGATCGGCCGGCTGGCTAAACGCGGCGAGATTGTACTTGCCGGTTTCTATTCGGACCGGCTGAGTTTCGGCTTCCCTCCGGCCTTCCAAGCCGAAGCGCGGCTGCGCGTTGCAGCCGAATGGAGCCCTGAAGACCTGGCCTCGACTCAAGCGCTGATCGAGACCGGAGCAGTGAGCCTTGACGGGCTGATCACTGACATTCGCCCGGCGAGCGAAGCCGAAAAGGCATACCCCGCCGCATTCACGGAAATCGACTGTCTCAAGATGGTGTTGGACTGGAGCAGTTACGAATGACGATGCTTGATACTCAAGCCTTAAGGGACGAGGCGGCGCAAGAGCCGGACCCCGTTCACACAGGCGAGGTGACCAGCGAAACGCAGGTCATCGCGATTTATGGTAAAGGCGGTTCTGGCAAGAGCTTCGCCTTGTCTAACCTCAGCTACATGATGGCGCAGCAGGGCAAGCGTGTGCTGCTGATCGGTTGTGATCCCAAGTCGGATACGACCAGTCTGCTGTTCGGC
The Altererythrobacter ishigakiensis genome window above contains:
- the bchO gene encoding alpha/beta fold hydrolase BchO; this translates as MSSLDWERDGRSWPNRQHSRFIEADGLNFHYQQMGERPVILLLHGTGASTHSWHGVMPSLARRFAVIAPDLPLHAFTGGEPVSRRTAMPGMVRALAALLDALKIRPAAIAGHSAGAAIALEMARTGVVAETAPIIGFNPALTPFPGAAAQVFPGLAKLLLLNPFVPKIFSGLSRFAGDPERFLERSTGSRTDPVSLRCYTALFANSHHTRGALAMMAHWDLETFSKNLDQIANPVQLIHSRGDLAVPLGSVEGAAARLPNARLDVWDDLGHLAHEEAPERAAQAIADFVSEQVQGAST
- a CDS encoding hydroxyneurosporene dehydrogenase; this translates as MGRKHSDARPRFDEEIALGGYGWWYVDALSADGRHGLTIIAFIGSVFSPYYKRSGRGDPENHSSINVALYGPKARWTMTERPSGSVARDEANLQIGPSHLRWAGDHLEIGIVERDKRLFNPFRRRVRGTVRVYPEIANPTAFALDPGQSHIWHCLSPRARVEVEMSEPDIVWSGEAYLDSNFGSESLEEGFRVWHWSRAHIGQDAIVCYEGIRRDGSGFASAIRFGENGSTDQVELPMVAPLPNSLWQITRRTRSDNGHAKVLTTWEDTPFYARSTLASRINGEDVIAVQESLDMDRFASGLVQFMLPYRMPRAKR
- the crtD gene encoding 1-hydroxycarotenoid 3,4-desaturase CrtD, yielding MVIIGAGIGGLASAALLAARGYPVTVIEKEAWAGGKARSVHVQGSRIDGGPTVFTLRDVFDGIFRSCGAELDSFVTMRRAQVLARHAWDDKATLDLHADPARSEEAIREFAGTASAEGYRKFREESRRIYNSLNDTMMRAPKPATPFSLIWRMGLSNIGDFAGKHPYVSLWKALGDFFPDQRLRQLFARYSTYCGSSPFDAPATLMLVAHVEAMGVWLIDGGIAALADALKRLGEANGAQYRFGQSIEQIETAGGKASGVVLSEGERIAADAVICNADPSAIGNGFFGAQASKAVSATTPANRSLSAFVWYANARTSGFPLQRHNVFFSSDYIREFRDIASGDPPADPTVYVCAQDRDALAEPGRASPPEDRERLQIIVNAPANGDTHTYSAEEIDRCTLAMRASLSRCGLDLEDPLPHQLATPSEFERLWPSTGGALYGRATRGWAASFLRQGSKTKIPGLYCAGGSTHPGAGVPMAALSGQLAANTVMQDLASTRKLHSVVMAGGTSTRSAQTGDMA
- a CDS encoding methyltransferase; amino-acid sequence: MESSDVTQTVQQPLTWRMRWVAWRNRILSSPRFQTWAARNRLMRPFARRKAGELFDLVAGFTYTQTLLAFVESGLLERLSAGACRVADAAEVAGLSEEAAARLLKSASAIQLTEEVAPGVWMLGERGASLQPQEGAKAMIRHHKLLYRDLADPLALLRDNRQSPTELSEFWRYAARDQVSEESEESVSPYSQLMATSQAMVADEVLGAFDFRGVSSMLDVGGGHGAFASAVARARPNLKLGIFDLPGVVDGARARLGRDDSTCSIALHSGDFFKDALPFGYDCISFVRILHDHDDTPAQALLDSARRALPKGGRILIAEPLADTTAAKAMGETYFGWYLWAMRSGRPRSAEEISKIVESAGFSRIKQLSTAQPMVTSVIVAFA
- the bchC gene encoding chlorophyll synthesis pathway protein BchC — its product is MDALAVILDAPKRLSLRSLALNPPSSSDVIVETAWSGISTGTEKLLWTGEMPRFPGMGYPLVPGYESVGRIVDAGPDAQSRIGEWVFVPGANCYAEARGLFGGTSQKLIVPSARALTISEELAEKGVLIALAATALHALAGGEPPELIVGHGVLGRLLARMTIASGAPAPVVWDNKEERRKGAEGYDCIAPKDDDRHDYQTIFDVSGYAHGLDNLIGRLAKRGEIVLAGFYSDRLSFGFPPAFQAEARLRVAAEWSPEDLASTQALIETGAVSLDGLITDIRPASEAEKAYPAAFTEIDCLKMVLDWSSYE